In Gorilla gorilla gorilla isolate KB3781 chromosome 12, NHGRI_mGorGor1-v2.1_pri, whole genome shotgun sequence, the following are encoded in one genomic region:
- the MORN2 gene encoding MORN repeat-containing protein 2, which produces EVPGSPSNQVAPGAVLAPSSLPAAELATQGESQCLEDLSNTSRPTSEVYKISFIFPNGDKYDGDCTRTSSGIYERNGIGIHTTPNGIVYTGSWKDDKMNGFGRLEHFSGAVYEGQFKDNMFHGLGTYTFPTGAKYTGNFNENRVEGEGEYTDIQGLEWSGNFHFTAAPDLKLKLHM; this is translated from the exons GAGGTGCCCGGTAGCCCCAGCAACCAAGTCGCACCTGGAGCTGTCCTAGCGCCTAGTTCTCTCCCGGCCGCAGAGCTGGCCACCCAGGGGGAGTCGCAGTGTTTGGAAGATCTCTCTAACACCTCTCGGCCAA CTTCAGAAGTGTATAAGATCAGCTTTATCTTTCCAAATGGAGACAAGTATG ATGGTGACTGCACAAGAACATCTTCTGGAATCTACGAGAGAAATGGAATAGGTATTCATACCACTCCTAATGGGATTGTCTACACAGGAAGCTGGAAAGATGACAag ATGAATGGTTTTGGAAGACTTGAGCATTTTTCAGGAGCAGTATATGAAGGACAATTTAAGGATAATATGTTTCATGGACTGGGGACTTACACATTCCCAACTGGGGCAAAGTATACTGGAAATTTCAATGAAAATAG ggtggaaggtgaaggggaataTACTGATATCCAAGGACTAGAATGGAGTGGTAACTTTCATTTTACAGCTGCTCCAGACCTGAAATTAAAGCTTCACATGTAG